In the Candidatus Electrothrix sp. GW3-4 genome, one interval contains:
- a CDS encoding lysophospholipid acyltransferase family protein: MSTSDFLYKASLAVVPRLYVSLTALWFGTCPVQIRGQENLDKVLEQGAAVVPFWHYSVFYMLYHLRQYPGVAMVSASKDGEYIARVAGLLGFETVRGSANRFGVRALKGMVDHVKQGKNAGIVADGSQGPALKMQPGAIMLAAKSGSPIMPVVWATKRYKAFNSWDHSVIPKPFSPLILQYGDLIYVEPKLTSVRVEEYRQQVETAMYRMYQDLWQEFGRDGHV, from the coding sequence GTGAGCACCTCTGATTTTTTATACAAAGCATCTCTTGCCGTGGTCCCTCGGCTGTATGTCTCTCTGACAGCGCTTTGGTTCGGGACTTGCCCTGTCCAGATCCGGGGGCAGGAGAACCTGGACAAGGTCTTGGAACAAGGAGCAGCCGTGGTGCCGTTCTGGCATTATTCTGTCTTTTACATGCTCTACCATCTGCGCCAATATCCCGGCGTGGCTATGGTCAGCGCGAGTAAAGATGGCGAGTACATTGCCCGGGTGGCGGGACTTCTCGGTTTTGAGACCGTGCGTGGTTCTGCCAATCGTTTTGGCGTCAGGGCCTTGAAGGGCATGGTGGATCATGTCAAGCAGGGCAAGAATGCCGGGATCGTGGCAGACGGCTCTCAAGGTCCAGCCCTGAAGATGCAGCCTGGCGCCATCATGCTGGCTGCAAAGTCTGGTTCGCCCATTATGCCCGTTGTTTGGGCGACAAAACGCTATAAGGCCTTCAATTCCTGGGACCACTCGGTCATACCCAAGCCTTTCAGTCCTCTTATTCTCCAATACGGTGACCTGATCTATGTAGAGCCCAAATTGACCTCTGTGCGGGTGGAGGAGTATCGGCAGCAGGTGGAAACGGCCATGTATCGCATGTATCAGGACCTGTGGCAGGAGTTCGGTCGGGACGGGCATGTGTAA
- a CDS encoding response regulator, with the protein MKVIFCEECGGKNIVADEQLENIDNKSLICQICGNIISQETIIPHLRSTEPINTLHYHLLLIDDDFAHLQLMKTTLEKEYTVSIASTGVHGLELAAERKPDLILLDLSMPGMDGYEVCKRLKENPVTRKITVIFVSARDDKDDEYRGFTLGAVDYINKPINLQILNARITAQLRLKQLVDQQKKQADSLIDSLHQDNIQIEQKLEHLQQEKNNLLALLDLVQDRVIIEDAETRILWANKATRDFCHMRLSELVGSLHHEVLLDPSFHCEECHAQKPDGMLEADLSSRANLENMHMHALHIPLFDENEEVKGIAHIIQEQSSAQAKDDGQICQAAEAAVNSFIDKNRKAIRDNLATILFGIDAVGSLLRENKDLETVSRPVTKAAEELDRMVCTLLDFQQTDNKT; encoded by the coding sequence ATGAAAGTAATTTTTTGCGAAGAATGCGGCGGAAAAAATATCGTTGCCGATGAGCAACTGGAAAATATTGATAATAAATCGCTTATCTGTCAGATTTGCGGAAATATTATTTCTCAGGAAACGATAATCCCCCATCTCCGCTCAACAGAACCGATTAATACCCTCCACTATCATCTCTTGCTGATTGATGATGATTTTGCTCATCTTCAGTTGATGAAGACGACCTTGGAGAAGGAGTATACCGTTTCTATCGCCTCGACAGGGGTACATGGGCTTGAGCTGGCAGCGGAACGAAAACCGGATCTGATCCTTCTTGATCTGAGTATGCCGGGAATGGACGGCTACGAGGTCTGTAAGCGCTTAAAAGAAAACCCGGTCACCAGGAAGATTACCGTTATTTTTGTCAGCGCTCGTGATGACAAGGATGATGAGTATCGGGGGTTTACGCTCGGTGCAGTTGATTATATCAATAAACCGATTAATCTTCAAATCCTCAACGCCAGAATTACTGCTCAGCTTCGTCTCAAGCAACTTGTAGATCAGCAGAAAAAACAAGCTGATAGTCTTATTGACTCGCTGCATCAGGATAATATTCAGATTGAGCAGAAACTTGAACACCTTCAGCAGGAGAAGAATAATCTTTTGGCGCTGCTTGATCTTGTTCAGGATAGAGTGATTATAGAGGATGCAGAGACGAGAATCCTCTGGGCGAACAAGGCCACCCGAGATTTTTGTCATATGCGCCTTTCCGAACTTGTTGGCTCCCTGCATCATGAGGTTCTTTTGGACCCCAGCTTTCATTGCGAAGAATGTCATGCCCAGAAGCCTGATGGTATGCTGGAGGCAGATTTGTCATCTAGGGCCAACCTCGAAAATATGCACATGCATGCCTTGCATATTCCCCTTTTTGATGAGAATGAAGAGGTGAAAGGTATTGCGCATATTATTCAAGAACAGAGCAGCGCTCAGGCAAAGGATGATGGCCAGATCTGCCAGGCTGCTGAGGCTGCGGTGAACAGCTTTATTGATAAGAATCGCAAAGCGATACGGGATAATCTGGCAACAATACTTTTTGGGATTGACGCGGTAGGCAGTTTGCTCAGAGAGAATAAAGATCTTGAAACGGTCAGTCGTCCGGTAACCAAGGCGGCAGAAGAGTTGGACCGTATGGTATGTACCTTACTGGATTTTCAGCAAACTGATAATAAAACATGA
- a CDS encoding caspase family protein: MKNEHHAIVIGINHYPVSGLSALKGPVNDAEDFSAWLRDPQGGNVPQAHIHSILSSDFAQDAALPFPNQVETLFEPFITKGVQGRCGERLYIFVAGHGFGDPGDMGTTALYAANAQKMFPWHVAITDYVDWLRRHAVFDEIVLLMDCCRTVNSYHEVKEPQYPTTKERTGADQVRFFFAFAVGRGRVARERRFEDGRDSGIFTRTLLYALQTARSQQGKVTGQQLKDQIHNSIAAFAGEARIEPPVIRLDSYRDITFLYRKSAQAVPVRVVLEPYGGAETLVLSDGNFQKIREEKANSSTLTLELEPGLYKIAVKNTDRQQIFEVPNHAGIIV, translated from the coding sequence ATGAAAAATGAACATCATGCTATTGTTATCGGGATCAACCATTACCCGGTAAGTGGTCTGTCCGCGCTGAAAGGACCTGTGAACGATGCTGAGGATTTTTCTGCCTGGTTACGTGATCCCCAAGGTGGCAATGTTCCGCAAGCGCATATCCACTCTATCCTGTCCTCTGATTTTGCACAGGATGCTGCCTTGCCTTTTCCGAATCAGGTTGAAACCCTGTTTGAGCCTTTTATCACCAAGGGGGTGCAGGGAAGATGCGGTGAGCGGCTGTATATCTTTGTTGCCGGGCATGGATTCGGTGATCCCGGTGATATGGGAACAACGGCGCTCTATGCTGCCAATGCCCAGAAAATGTTTCCTTGGCATGTGGCAATCACCGATTATGTGGACTGGCTCCGGCGCCATGCGGTCTTTGATGAGATTGTATTGTTGATGGACTGCTGCCGCACGGTAAATTCATACCATGAGGTGAAAGAACCCCAGTACCCCACGACAAAGGAGCGAACCGGGGCAGATCAGGTGCGCTTTTTTTTCGCCTTTGCTGTGGGAAGAGGACGGGTGGCCCGGGAAAGGAGATTTGAAGATGGCAGGGATTCCGGTATCTTTACCAGAACCTTGCTGTATGCTCTGCAAACAGCCCGATCTCAGCAGGGGAAGGTGACTGGGCAGCAGCTCAAGGATCAGATTCATAACAGTATTGCTGCCTTTGCCGGGGAGGCTCGGATAGAGCCCCCTGTGATCAGGTTGGACTCGTACCGGGATATCACCTTTCTTTACCGTAAATCAGCGCAGGCCGTTCCTGTCAGGGTGGTTCTGGAGCCCTATGGCGGTGCTGAAACCTTGGTACTTTCAGACGGAAATTTTCAAAAGATCAGGGAGGAAAAAGCAAACTCCTCAACGCTGACCCTGGAACTGGAGCCTGGACTCTATAAGATCGCGGTAAAAAACACTGACCGGCAGCAAATATTCGAGGTGCCCAACCATGCAGGAATTATTGTCTGA
- a CDS encoding diguanylate cyclase, whose protein sequence is MPESEKKQYLCDDRTTPYILIVDDSRSDICLLESILRSHGFVSQSLTDPTEVFEHCRAARPEIVLLDISMPVMNGFQVCAQLKNNPTLADIPVLFLTAMSDVADKIRGFKAGGSDFLVKPYEPSELIARISTQISLRRAQHELACRNQELKEEIHDKERAHAALLDSESRNEAVLNNAAVCIGLLSLDGTYEMVNGLYADVFGYSRAEFQHMRLQDIVHPDHVAATEEVMEFIRYGQLEQHYADKKFVRQDGSVFPGGHWLSPRRTGYGTCNGFVCIISDLTEQKKAEDELRLAHTVFETSSEGMLVTDAENRIIMVNPAFTAITGYQREQAIGKDPSFLQSDRQDKGFYQQMWKVLLRKNSWQGEIWNRRYNGEEYPQWLSIAVIRNPNQSIANYVALFSDISDRKKAEEILRHQAMHDPLTRLPNRVMFDERLRSSLSRAKRLNSQVALLYLDLDNFKTINDSLGHLAGDRVLQMVADRLRDCLRLEDVVARIGGDEFSAILDDIISIDDALATAERIIASLGEIDCSVAGERLQTSVGIALYPDHGTDTEDLLRHADDAMYTAKRLGKGRSFLAGTASDDEPTGK, encoded by the coding sequence ATGCCTGAATCGGAAAAAAAACAGTATCTCTGTGATGACAGGACAACCCCATATATTCTGATTGTTGATGATAGTCGTAGTGATATCTGTTTGTTGGAGTCTATTCTTCGATCTCATGGGTTTGTCTCCCAATCCCTTACCGATCCGACCGAGGTCTTTGAGCACTGTCGAGCGGCTCGACCTGAAATAGTTTTGCTTGATATCAGCATGCCTGTGATGAATGGTTTCCAGGTCTGCGCGCAGTTAAAAAATAATCCCACCCTTGCCGATATTCCTGTCCTTTTTTTGACCGCTATGAGCGATGTGGCGGATAAAATTCGCGGTTTTAAAGCCGGAGGTTCTGATTTTCTGGTGAAGCCCTATGAGCCCTCAGAACTTATAGCCAGAATTTCTACCCAGATCAGTCTGCGCAGAGCGCAGCACGAACTTGCCTGTCGGAACCAAGAACTTAAAGAAGAGATCCATGATAAAGAAAGGGCACATGCCGCTCTGCTGGACAGTGAATCACGCAATGAGGCTGTTCTCAATAATGCCGCAGTTTGTATAGGGCTCCTCTCCCTTGATGGTACCTATGAAATGGTGAACGGGTTGTATGCCGATGTCTTTGGCTATTCGCGTGCGGAATTTCAACATATGCGACTTCAGGATATCGTTCATCCTGATCATGTTGCTGCAACCGAGGAGGTCATGGAATTTATCCGTTATGGCCAGTTGGAGCAACATTATGCGGATAAGAAGTTTGTTCGTCAGGACGGTTCTGTGTTCCCTGGGGGGCATTGGCTCAGCCCACGGCGGACAGGGTATGGTACCTGTAACGGTTTTGTCTGTATCATTAGCGATCTGACCGAGCAGAAAAAAGCTGAAGACGAGTTACGGCTCGCGCATACGGTCTTTGAGACCAGCTCTGAAGGGATGTTGGTCACTGATGCAGAGAATCGTATTATTATGGTCAATCCCGCTTTTACCGCGATTACCGGCTATCAGCGTGAGCAGGCCATAGGGAAAGATCCCTCTTTCCTGCAATCAGATCGACAAGATAAAGGGTTTTATCAGCAGATGTGGAAGGTCCTGTTGCGGAAGAATAGTTGGCAGGGAGAGATCTGGAATCGTCGTTACAACGGTGAAGAGTATCCGCAATGGCTCTCGATTGCGGTGATACGTAATCCGAATCAGAGTATTGCTAATTATGTTGCATTGTTTTCTGATATTAGCGATCGAAAGAAAGCAGAGGAGATTCTTCGCCATCAGGCAATGCATGATCCGCTGACCCGGCTTCCTAATCGTGTTATGTTTGATGAACGTTTACGCAGTTCCTTGTCACGGGCAAAACGACTGAACAGCCAGGTCGCTCTGCTCTATCTCGACTTAGATAATTTTAAGACAATCAATGACAGCCTGGGGCATCTTGCCGGTGATCGCGTCTTGCAGATGGTTGCAGATCGTTTGCGGGACTGTTTACGCCTGGAGGATGTGGTCGCTCGTATTGGAGGCGATGAGTTCTCAGCCATCCTTGATGATATCATCTCGATAGATGATGCGCTTGCAACAGCGGAACGGATCATAGCCTCGTTGGGGGAGATTGATTGTTCTGTTGCAGGGGAACGCCTTCAGACCAGTGTTGGTATTGCCTTGTATCCAGATCATGGCACTGATACAGAAGACCTTTTACGCCATGCGGATGATGCCATGTACACCGCCAAACGATTGGGCAAGGGCCGGAGCTTTCTTGCCGGAACAGCCTCTGATGATGAACCCACAGGGAAATGA
- a CDS encoding helix-turn-helix domain-containing protein: MSIRKNIKKYKNNFLAAWGRIKKETSISNFNRLAEVIGKTQPSISARKKAGDFPIEWAYLVAKEYNLSTEWILTGEGEKSPVIRKEQEAYQSSAVEGQQDNEVAEPPEKYEEILPSEEERERFLVLLKAWLFELEQADPKRIYWFECAFEDSFPEFKEWKKNID, from the coding sequence ATGTCAATAAGGAAAAATATAAAAAAATATAAAAATAATTTCCTGGCTGCATGGGGGCGTATAAAGAAAGAGACGAGTATAAGCAATTTTAATAGGTTGGCTGAAGTGATTGGCAAGACGCAACCGAGTATATCTGCTCGAAAAAAAGCAGGAGATTTTCCTATTGAATGGGCGTACTTGGTCGCTAAGGAATATAATCTTTCCACAGAGTGGATCCTCACAGGAGAGGGTGAGAAATCACCAGTAATACGGAAAGAACAAGAGGCGTATCAGTCTTCAGCTGTTGAGGGGCAACAAGATAATGAGGTCGCGGAGCCGCCGGAAAAATATGAGGAAATATTGCCCAGTGAGGAAGAGCGAGAGAGGTTTTTGGTTCTCTTAAAGGCGTGGTTGTTTGAGTTGGAACAGGCTGATCCTAAAAGGATATATTGGTTTGAATGTGCCTTTGAAGATAGTTTTCCGGAATTTAAAGAGTGGAAAAAGAATATTGATTGA
- a CDS encoding response regulator, giving the protein MKNVLIVDDDLGFQRLLGISLKKYKKDFEVILSNNGEEAIGILNRKPIDLIVTDLQMPKIDGLTLLAYINDAFPKMPCVIMTAHSTPEIEKQFAQTGQRLLKKPFTINKLVEAVQDSFAPQPPGGMLKGISVANFLQMIALEQKTCLLEISSTNNEKGFFYIENGEVFDAAFKGLNGEDAAYSLIALEGASISFTDIPSSQKVKKRINSSLMGLIMEAMTRKDETVGNA; this is encoded by the coding sequence ATGAAAAATGTCTTAATTGTTGATGACGATCTTGGTTTTCAGAGATTACTGGGAATCAGTCTGAAAAAATATAAAAAAGATTTTGAAGTGATTCTCTCTAATAATGGTGAGGAAGCGATAGGTATTCTCAATCGGAAGCCTATTGATCTTATTGTCACGGATTTGCAGATGCCTAAAATTGATGGGCTCACGCTGTTGGCATATATCAATGACGCCTTTCCTAAAATGCCCTGCGTGATCATGACGGCGCACTCTACTCCAGAGATTGAGAAACAGTTTGCCCAGACCGGACAGCGCTTGCTGAAGAAGCCTTTTACGATTAATAAGCTGGTGGAAGCAGTGCAGGACTCGTTTGCCCCACAGCCTCCTGGGGGAATGCTGAAGGGGATTTCCGTGGCCAACTTTCTCCAGATGATAGCCTTGGAACAGAAAACCTGTCTGCTGGAAATTAGCTCAACCAATAACGAGAAGGGCTTCTTTTATATAGAAAACGGCGAAGTTTTTGATGCAGCATTCAAGGGATTAAATGGAGAAGACGCCGCTTATTCCTTGATTGCTCTTGAGGGAGCAAGTATAAGTTTTACAGACATCCCAAGTTCTCAAAAGGTGAAAAAGCGTATCAACTCAAGCCTGATGGGCCTTATTATGGAGGCCATGACCCGTAAAGACGAAACCGTTGGCAATGCCTGA
- a CDS encoding 2-dehydropantoate 2-reductase, protein MRVLIYGGGAVGLGLAACLLKRGEQVDILARENTRHALQGNGLRQSGILGAYHAEPQAFGCFSGIDELPGTPYDHILVCTKSFDSPAVARDIAAHPLLFHEQSAIVLVQNGWGNAEIFAEHLPAKRIFNARVITGFCRPQANQVEITAHVQPIHIGSLFGAGLAPIEELCRTINQGGIPCAAAPDIARDLWAKMLFNCALNPLGAIFNVPYGALAEQENSRQIMAAVIHEVFLVMEGAGYSTHWASAGEYLEAFYGTIVPLAARHRSSTLQDIQAGKKTEIDALSGAVILLGKELGIAVPCNRMLYNMIRFMEWR, encoded by the coding sequence GTGCGAGTATTGATTTATGGTGGTGGTGCGGTCGGGCTGGGGCTTGCTGCCTGCCTGCTCAAGAGAGGCGAACAGGTCGATATTCTGGCCCGGGAAAATACACGACACGCCCTGCAAGGGAACGGGCTGCGGCAGAGCGGTATCTTGGGTGCGTACCATGCCGAGCCTCAGGCCTTTGGCTGTTTTTCCGGCATTGATGAGCTGCCGGGAACACCCTATGACCACATCCTGGTTTGTACGAAGTCCTTTGATTCACCAGCAGTGGCCCGAGACATTGCTGCCCATCCTCTCCTCTTCCATGAGCAAAGCGCGATTGTCCTGGTTCAGAACGGCTGGGGCAATGCAGAGATCTTTGCCGAGCATCTGCCCGCAAAGCGTATTTTCAATGCCCGGGTGATCACCGGGTTTTGCAGGCCGCAGGCAAATCAGGTGGAGATTACTGCCCATGTCCAGCCCATCCATATCGGGAGCCTGTTCGGGGCAGGACTTGCTCCCATAGAGGAACTTTGTCGAACGATCAACCAAGGGGGGATCCCCTGTGCGGCTGCACCGGATATTGCCCGTGATCTCTGGGCCAAGATGCTCTTCAACTGCGCCCTGAATCCTCTGGGCGCGATTTTTAATGTGCCCTATGGTGCCCTGGCAGAACAGGAAAATTCTCGTCAGATCATGGCTGCGGTGATCCATGAGGTGTTCCTGGTGATGGAGGGGGCGGGCTACAGCACCCATTGGGCCAGTGCAGGGGAGTACCTGGAGGCCTTTTACGGGACCATCGTTCCCCTTGCAGCCAGACATCGCTCATCCACCTTGCAGGATATCCAGGCCGGGAAAAAGACCGAGATTGATGCCTTGAGCGGGGCGGTTATTCTCTTGGGCAAGGAGTTGGGAATCGCGGTGCCGTGTAATCGGATGCTTTATAATATGATTCGGTTTATGGAGTGGAGATGA